A region from the Lysobacter antibioticus genome encodes:
- a CDS encoding PH domain-containing protein: protein MGLLDTLLGHAGAKSAEKVGEDFQPLLAPGETVQRAFGEVRDLIVFTDRRLILVDKQGVTGRKTEFLSLPYRSIVMFSLETAGHFDLEAELRLWVSGQATPITRHLGRSAGAEDIVALLAQNSPR, encoded by the coding sequence ATGGGGCTGCTCGATACCTTGCTCGGCCATGCCGGCGCCAAATCCGCCGAGAAAGTCGGCGAAGACTTCCAACCCCTGCTCGCGCCCGGCGAAACCGTGCAGCGCGCGTTCGGCGAGGTCCGCGACCTGATCGTGTTCACCGATCGCCGCCTGATCCTGGTCGACAAGCAAGGCGTCACCGGCCGCAAGACCGAATTCCTCAGTCTGCCGTATCGCAGCATCGTGATGTTCTCGCTGGAGACCGCCGGCCATTTCGACCTGGAAGCCGAGCTGCGCCTGTGGGTGTCGGGTCAGGCGACGCCGATCACCCGTCACCTCGGCCGCAGCGCCGGTGCCGAAGACATCGTCGCCCTGCTCGCGCAGAATTCGCCGCGCTGA
- a CDS encoding multifunctional CCA addition/repair protein, producing the protein MKTYLVGGAVRDALLGLPAGDRDYVVVGETPEAMLAAGFKAVGRDFPVFLHPKTGEEYALARTERKSGRGYRGFVVDTDPSVTLEDDLVRRDFTINAIARADDGRLVDPYGGARDIEARVLRHVGPAFVEDPLRVLRAARFMARFAEHGFSVAPETMALMRQMAESGELSALVAERVWQELRRALTCTRPSAFVRTLHDAGALAVVLPEVEALYGVPQRPEYHPEVDTGIHTEMVLDMAAQLAPGDDLIGFAALTHDLGKALTPAELLPRHHGHEHGGLEPLQALCERLKVPTEHRLLAEAVCREHLNVHRLAEMRPRSVYELIARCDGFRNPKRIEQMSLVCEADKRGRLGLQDEPYPSGAALREAVRAAMKVRANEVAPGLAGPEVGEAVRRARIAAIAAVRKPAAEPPPE; encoded by the coding sequence ATGAAAACTTATCTCGTCGGCGGCGCGGTCCGCGACGCCCTGCTCGGCCTGCCGGCCGGCGATCGCGATTACGTGGTCGTCGGCGAAACGCCCGAGGCCATGCTCGCCGCCGGCTTCAAGGCGGTCGGCCGCGATTTCCCGGTGTTCCTGCACCCGAAGACCGGCGAGGAGTACGCGCTGGCGCGCACCGAACGCAAGTCCGGGCGCGGCTACCGCGGCTTCGTCGTCGACACCGATCCCTCGGTGACGCTCGAAGACGATCTGGTCCGCCGCGATTTCACCATCAACGCGATCGCCCGCGCCGACGACGGCCGCCTGGTCGACCCCTACGGCGGCGCGCGCGATATCGAAGCGCGGGTGCTGCGCCATGTCGGCCCCGCCTTCGTCGAAGACCCGCTGCGGGTGCTGCGCGCGGCGCGCTTCATGGCCCGCTTCGCCGAGCATGGCTTCAGCGTCGCCCCGGAAACCATGGCGCTGATGCGGCAGATGGCCGAATCCGGCGAGCTGTCGGCGTTGGTCGCCGAGCGGGTCTGGCAGGAACTGCGGCGCGCGCTGACTTGCACGCGGCCCTCGGCGTTCGTGCGCACCTTGCACGACGCCGGCGCGCTGGCGGTGGTGCTGCCGGAGGTCGAGGCCTTGTACGGCGTGCCGCAGCGCCCCGAGTACCACCCCGAAGTCGACACCGGCATCCACACCGAGATGGTGCTCGACATGGCCGCGCAGCTCGCGCCCGGCGACGACCTGATCGGTTTCGCCGCGTTGACCCACGACCTCGGCAAAGCGCTGACGCCGGCCGAGCTGCTGCCGCGCCATCACGGCCACGAACACGGCGGCCTGGAGCCCTTGCAGGCCTTGTGCGAGCGCCTCAAGGTGCCGACCGAGCATCGCCTGCTCGCCGAAGCGGTCTGCCGCGAACACCTCAACGTGCACCGCCTTGCCGAGATGCGGCCGCGCAGCGTCTACGAACTGATCGCGCGCTGCGACGGTTTCCGCAACCCGAAGCGCATCGAACAGATGAGCCTGGTGTGCGAGGCCGACAAGCGCGGCCGCCTGGGGCTGCAGGACGAACCGTATCCGTCGGGCGCGGCTTTGCGCGAAGCGGTGCGCGCGGCGATGAAAGTGCGCGCGAACGAAGTCGCCCCGGGCCTGGCCGGCCCCGAGGTCGGCGAAGCGGTGCGGCGCGCGCGGATCGCGGCGATCGCCGCCGTGCGCAAGCCCGCCGCCGAGCCACCTCCGGAGTAG
- a CDS encoding TonB-dependent receptor plug domain-containing protein, whose protein sequence is MSVVHRNRLALAVAAAVAASAFVVPSAFAQEPAAPASREATTLDAVQVTGSRARGRAAEETAAPVDVIGKEELNATGATEIGQILQMLEPSFNFSRTFVSDGTDILRPATLRSLGPDQVLVLVNGKRRHQQALVNVQQTIGRGSAGTDINAIPLSAIERIEVLRDGAAAQYGSDAISGVINIILKKQTEETQLSFQAGKYYAGDGANYQGSVNTGVKLGGDGGYLNLSLEYRDRAETNRAGPDSLRVNPPRVTQRLGDADATDAYFWFNGGLPVGNGELYWFGGLSRREGDSSGFFRSPGDNRTVPALYPNGFLPNILTTVDDHSLAVGYKAPINDNWDWDISINRGRSKFGFEESNSVNVSWWYEPKPGGGIYAESPTKADTGTLQFDQTTFNLDFRGTLKGFNDNPLYLGTGLEYRQDDYQIRPGAPVTYTYGRTNNRAIPIFGQTGDTAQPGMQGFPGFSPNEAVDDGRHNYAVYFDAETNLTDRFLLGGAVRYEDYSDFGNTTTGKLSARFDATEQFAVRGTVSTGFRAPGVQQLFYSQRSTNLNAAGVLTDTLTARQDSAVTRAFGIEPLKEETSKSASLGFVFKPNDRFSLTMDVFRIDIDDRIIFSSNIQPESVGTNGQPCAPGNGNCPIRAILDPIGVGQVLFFTNAIDTRTTGLDVVASHNTEFAGGSKLNLTALVHFNKTEVKDRRSQSTILSPEALFDDTQVTLIQDGQPRAHHVLQSVYEIGKWEWTARANYYGSVAGEGFTPGTKQRWGGKWLGDLAVRYKFNDKTSLTVGGNNIFDTYPDKWDTVTGAPFPQLGFKYGWETLPFGMNGGSYYARIDYRF, encoded by the coding sequence ATGTCCGTAGTGCACCGCAACCGTCTGGCGCTGGCCGTAGCCGCCGCCGTGGCCGCCAGCGCCTTCGTTGTTCCTTCCGCTTTCGCCCAGGAGCCCGCCGCTCCGGCCAGCCGCGAAGCGACGACCCTCGACGCGGTGCAGGTGACCGGTTCGCGCGCGCGCGGCCGTGCCGCCGAAGAGACCGCCGCTCCGGTCGACGTGATCGGCAAGGAAGAATTGAACGCCACCGGCGCGACCGAGATCGGTCAGATCCTGCAGATGCTGGAGCCCTCGTTCAATTTCTCCCGCACCTTCGTCAGCGACGGCACCGACATCCTGCGTCCGGCCACGCTGCGTTCGCTCGGCCCCGACCAGGTGCTGGTGCTGGTCAACGGCAAGCGCCGCCACCAGCAGGCGCTGGTCAACGTGCAGCAGACCATCGGCCGCGGTTCGGCCGGTACCGACATCAACGCCATTCCGCTGTCGGCGATCGAGCGCATCGAAGTGCTGCGCGACGGCGCCGCGGCGCAGTACGGTTCGGACGCGATCTCCGGCGTGATCAACATCATCCTCAAGAAGCAAACCGAGGAAACCCAGCTCTCGTTCCAGGCCGGCAAGTACTACGCCGGCGACGGCGCCAACTACCAGGGCTCGGTCAACACCGGGGTCAAGCTCGGCGGCGACGGCGGCTACCTCAACCTGTCGCTGGAATACCGCGACCGCGCCGAGACCAACCGTGCCGGCCCCGACAGCCTGCGCGTGAACCCGCCGCGCGTGACCCAGCGTCTCGGCGACGCCGACGCCACCGACGCCTACTTCTGGTTCAACGGCGGCCTGCCGGTCGGCAACGGCGAGCTGTACTGGTTCGGCGGCCTGTCCAGGCGCGAAGGCGATTCCTCCGGCTTCTTCCGCAGCCCGGGCGACAACCGCACGGTGCCGGCGCTGTACCCGAACGGCTTCCTGCCGAACATTCTGACCACTGTCGACGACCATTCGCTCGCGGTCGGCTACAAAGCCCCGATCAACGACAATTGGGACTGGGACATCTCGATCAACCGCGGCCGCAGCAAGTTCGGCTTCGAAGAAAGCAACTCGGTCAACGTGAGCTGGTGGTACGAGCCCAAGCCGGGCGGCGGCATCTACGCCGAGTCGCCGACCAAGGCCGACACCGGCACCCTGCAGTTCGACCAGACCACCTTCAACCTGGATTTCCGCGGCACCCTGAAGGGCTTCAACGACAACCCGCTGTACCTCGGCACCGGCCTGGAATACCGCCAGGACGACTACCAGATCCGCCCCGGCGCGCCGGTGACCTACACCTACGGCCGCACCAACAACCGCGCGATCCCGATCTTCGGCCAGACCGGCGACACCGCCCAGCCGGGCATGCAGGGCTTTCCGGGCTTCTCGCCGAACGAAGCCGTCGACGACGGCCGCCATAACTACGCCGTCTACTTCGACGCCGAAACCAACCTGACCGACCGCTTCCTGCTCGGCGGCGCGGTGCGTTACGAGGATTACTCCGACTTCGGCAACACCACCACCGGCAAGCTCTCGGCGCGTTTCGACGCGACCGAACAGTTCGCCGTGCGCGGTACCGTCTCGACCGGTTTCCGCGCGCCGGGCGTGCAGCAGCTGTTCTACAGCCAGCGCTCGACCAACCTCAACGCCGCCGGCGTGCTCACCGACACCCTGACCGCGCGCCAGGACAGCGCGGTGACGCGCGCCTTCGGCATCGAGCCGCTCAAGGAGGAAACCTCCAAGAGCGCCTCGCTGGGCTTCGTGTTCAAGCCGAACGACCGCTTCTCGCTGACGATGGACGTGTTCCGCATCGACATCGACGACCGCATCATCTTCTCCAGCAACATCCAGCCCGAGAGTGTCGGCACCAACGGCCAGCCCTGCGCCCCCGGCAACGGCAACTGCCCGATCCGCGCGATCCTCGATCCGATCGGCGTCGGCCAGGTGCTGTTCTTCACCAACGCCATCGACACCCGCACCACCGGCCTGGACGTGGTCGCCAGCCACAACACCGAGTTCGCCGGCGGTTCCAAGCTCAACCTCACCGCGCTGGTCCACTTCAACAAGACCGAGGTCAAGGACCGCCGCTCGCAGTCGACGATCCTGTCGCCGGAAGCGCTGTTCGACGACACTCAGGTGACCCTGATCCAGGACGGCCAGCCGCGCGCCCACCACGTGCTGCAGAGCGTGTACGAGATCGGCAAGTGGGAATGGACGGCGCGTGCGAACTACTACGGTTCGGTGGCCGGCGAAGGCTTCACCCCGGGCACCAAGCAGCGCTGGGGCGGCAAGTGGCTCGGCGATCTGGCGGTGCGCTACAAGTTCAACGACAAGACCAGCCTGACCGTCGGCGGCAACAACATCTTCGACACCTACCCCGACAAGTGGGACACCGTCACCGGTGCGCCGTTCCCGCAGCTCGGCTTCAAGTACGGTTGGGAAACCCTGCCGTTCGGCATGAACGGCGGCAGCTACTACGCCCGGATCGATTACCGGTTCTGA
- a CDS encoding class I SAM-dependent methyltransferase gives MNSFDLPTPDADALAHSTRLAALIREQILAHGGAIPFSRFMELALYAPGLGYYSAGASKFGASGDFVTAPEIGPIFAACVAEAVAPVLQQIGPSARFLELGGGTGAFAEVALKRLLELDALPDRYAILEPSAELRHRQRERLRERLVPPLFDLLEWPDGPFGDEWDGVLFANEVIDALPTPRFAIRDEEVFEEYVVIDGDGFARELRPADDFLAQAVRIAERRLEHPLAEGYRSELLPQLPYWIQAVAGGLRNGAMLFVDYGYARAEFYAPDRVDGTLRAFYRHRMHGDPLLWPGLQDLTASVDFTALVEAGVAAGFDLSGYCSQASFLLGNGLAGVLQRIEQIEDELEKQRRLNEVKRLTLPSEMGECFQVMGFEKGVEFGVAFMAGDLSFRL, from the coding sequence GTGAATTCCTTCGATCTGCCGACTCCCGATGCCGATGCGCTCGCCCACAGTACGCGCCTGGCGGCCCTGATCCGCGAGCAGATCCTCGCCCACGGCGGCGCGATCCCGTTCTCGCGTTTCATGGAGCTGGCGCTGTATGCGCCGGGTCTGGGGTATTACAGCGCCGGCGCGAGCAAGTTCGGCGCAAGCGGCGATTTCGTCACCGCGCCGGAGATCGGGCCGATCTTCGCCGCCTGCGTGGCCGAAGCGGTGGCGCCGGTGTTGCAGCAGATCGGTCCGTCGGCGCGCTTTCTCGAACTCGGCGGCGGCACCGGCGCGTTCGCCGAAGTCGCGCTCAAGCGCCTGCTCGAGCTGGACGCCTTGCCCGACCGCTACGCGATCCTGGAACCGAGCGCCGAGCTGCGCCATCGCCAGCGCGAACGCCTGCGCGAACGGCTGGTGCCGCCGTTGTTCGATCTGCTCGAATGGCCGGACGGGCCGTTCGGCGACGAGTGGGACGGCGTGCTGTTCGCCAACGAAGTCATCGATGCACTGCCGACGCCGCGCTTCGCGATCCGCGACGAGGAAGTGTTCGAGGAATACGTGGTGATCGACGGCGACGGTTTCGCGCGCGAGTTGCGCCCGGCCGACGATTTTCTCGCCCAGGCCGTGCGCATCGCCGAGCGCCGCCTCGAACATCCGCTCGCCGAGGGTTATCGCTCCGAGCTGTTGCCGCAATTGCCGTACTGGATCCAGGCGGTCGCCGGCGGTCTGCGCAACGGCGCCATGCTGTTCGTCGACTACGGTTATGCGCGCGCCGAGTTCTACGCGCCCGATCGCGTCGATGGCACCTTGCGTGCGTTCTATCGCCACCGCATGCACGGCGACCCGCTGCTCTGGCCGGGCCTGCAGGACCTGACCGCCTCGGTCGATTTCACCGCTCTGGTCGAGGCCGGCGTCGCCGCCGGTTTCGATCTGTCCGGCTACTGCTCGCAAGCCAGTTTCCTGCTCGGCAACGGCCTGGCCGGGGTGTTGCAGCGGATCGAGCAGATCGAGGACGAACTCGAGAAGCAGCGCCGCCTCAACGAGGTCAAGCGCCTGACTTTGCCGAGCGAAATGGGCGAGTGCTTCCAGGTCATGGGCTTCGAGAAGGGCGTCGAGTTCGGCGTGGCCTTCATGGCCGGCGACCTGAGTTTCCGTCTGTGA
- a CDS encoding DUF6159 family protein: MFEKLSRSWELAKASAAVLNSDRELLVFPVVSAVCVLIVLATFLIPAAALEIFSDGYGPGAALFAFTFYFCQYFVIIFCNCALVSAAMIRLEGGDPTVGDGFRAAASRLPAIAGYAAIAATVGMILQALKDRDNNFIVRMIGGALGAAWTIATFLVVPVLVAEDVGPIDAVKRSVSMFKRTWGESAAGMVGIGLATGLAMVAVGVVGFGLAYVLGLVSSALAVLFGAVTVLALLALAVYQSALGGVYSAALYRYAVDGEMPAGFEGLQLEARGR; the protein is encoded by the coding sequence ATGTTCGAGAAACTTTCGCGCAGCTGGGAACTCGCCAAGGCCAGCGCCGCGGTGCTCAATTCGGATCGCGAACTATTGGTGTTCCCGGTGGTGTCGGCGGTGTGCGTGCTGATCGTGCTGGCGACCTTCCTGATCCCGGCCGCGGCGCTGGAGATCTTCTCCGACGGCTACGGCCCCGGCGCCGCGCTGTTCGCCTTCACGTTCTACTTCTGCCAGTACTTCGTGATCATCTTCTGCAACTGCGCCCTGGTCAGCGCGGCGATGATCCGCCTGGAAGGCGGCGACCCGACCGTCGGCGACGGCTTCCGCGCCGCGGCTTCGCGCCTGCCCGCGATCGCCGGCTACGCTGCCATCGCCGCGACCGTCGGCATGATCCTGCAGGCCCTCAAGGACCGCGACAACAACTTCATCGTGCGCATGATCGGCGGCGCGCTCGGCGCGGCGTGGACCATCGCGACCTTCCTGGTGGTGCCGGTGCTGGTCGCCGAAGACGTCGGTCCGATCGATGCGGTCAAGCGCAGCGTGAGCATGTTCAAGCGCACCTGGGGCGAAAGCGCGGCCGGCATGGTCGGGATCGGCCTGGCCACCGGCCTGGCGATGGTCGCCGTCGGCGTGGTCGGTTTCGGCCTGGCCTACGTGCTCGGCCTGGTGTCTTCGGCCCTGGCGGTGCTGTTCGGCGCGGTGACCGTGCTCGCCTTGCTGGCCCTGGCGGTGTACCAGAGCGCGCTCGGCGGCGTGTATTCGGCAGCGCTGTACCGTTATGCGGTCGACGGCGAAATGCCGGCCGGTTTCGAAGGCCTGCAACTGGAAGCGCGCGGCCGTTGA
- the folB gene encoding dihydroneopterin aldolase: MDHVFIEGLEIEAVIGIYDWERRIRQPLVFDLEMAFDNRVPAASDAIGDTLDYKAISDRIVEYASQSQFGLVETLAERVAAIVLEEFGVRRVRLKLSKPSAIRNARAVGVLIERSR; this comes from the coding sequence ATGGACCACGTTTTCATCGAAGGCCTCGAAATCGAGGCCGTGATCGGCATCTACGACTGGGAGCGGCGGATCCGCCAACCCCTGGTGTTCGATCTCGAGATGGCTTTCGACAACCGCGTGCCCGCGGCCAGCGATGCGATCGGCGACACCCTCGACTACAAGGCGATCAGCGATCGCATCGTCGAGTACGCATCGCAGTCGCAGTTCGGTCTGGTCGAGACCTTGGCCGAACGCGTCGCCGCGATCGTGCTGGAGGAATTCGGTGTGCGCCGGGTCCGGCTCAAGCTCAGCAAGCCCAGCGCGATCCGCAATGCGCGCGCGGTCGGGGTGTTGATCGAACGCAGCCGCTGA
- the rpsU gene encoding 30S ribosomal protein S21, producing the protein MPSVKVRENEPFEFALRRFKRTCEKAGVLAETRKREFYEKPTQERKRKAAAAVKRQARRASRDVTKRQRLY; encoded by the coding sequence ATGCCCAGCGTCAAAGTCCGCGAAAACGAGCCTTTCGAGTTTGCCCTGCGTCGCTTCAAGCGCACCTGCGAGAAGGCCGGTGTACTGGCTGAAACCCGCAAGCGCGAGTTCTATGAGAAGCCGACCCAGGAGCGCAAGCGCAAGGCCGCCGCGGCGGTGAAGCGCCAGGCGCGTCGCGCGTCGCGCGACGTCACCAAGCGCCAGCGCTTGTACTGA
- a CDS encoding GatB/YqeY domain-containing protein, whose product MNLKQRLTDDMKAAMKSGDKQSLGVIRLINAALKQKEVDERIELDDTAVIAILDKMIKQRRDSVSQYEAAAREDLASIERDEIVVIERYVPAKLGEAEILVVLEEVIAEVGAAAPSDLGKLMGPLKAKLGGKADMGLVSALAKKRLAG is encoded by the coding sequence ATGAACCTCAAGCAACGCCTCACCGACGACATGAAGGCCGCGATGAAGAGCGGCGACAAGCAGTCCCTCGGCGTGATCCGCCTGATCAACGCCGCGCTCAAGCAGAAGGAAGTCGACGAGCGCATCGAGCTCGACGACACCGCGGTGATCGCGATCCTCGACAAGATGATCAAGCAGCGCCGCGACTCGGTCAGCCAGTACGAGGCGGCCGCGCGCGAGGACCTGGCCTCGATCGAACGCGACGAGATCGTGGTGATCGAACGCTACGTCCCGGCCAAGCTCGGCGAGGCCGAGATCCTGGTCGTGCTGGAGGAAGTCATCGCCGAAGTCGGTGCGGCCGCGCCGTCCGACCTGGGCAAGCTGATGGGCCCGCTGAAGGCCAAGCTGGGCGGCAAGGCCGATATGGGCCTGGTCTCGGCGCTGGCTAAGAAGCGCCTGGCGGGCTGA
- a CDS encoding SEC-C metal-binding domain-containing protein — protein MGRNDPCPCGSTRRFKELLPARRPLRRFRTRSLLQGLIATDSCG, from the coding sequence CTGGGCCGCAACGATCCTTGCCCGTGCGGCTCCACGCGGAGGTTCAAGGAACTGTTGCCTGCGCGACGGCCGCTACGAAGGTTCCGAACGCGATCACTACTTCAGGGACTGATCGCAACCGATAGCTGCGGATAG
- a CDS encoding YihY/virulence factor BrkB family protein, whose product MQRIHALQARLEQSWVAKFAQRFIDYDILALAAALSFYTLLSLAPLVLMVLWLTTALYPSAQEEFFRQIGLLVGDQVESTARLIVANAENRPGTGSLAALLGTLALLVGASAVFGQLQAALNRVFRSDAKRLGGLAAWLRKRLLSFGMVISVGFLLVVSMAVQAALQLLIAYVPDLLPVFAAIVSFALYALVFAAMYRWLPDRPVSRRRALFGGALTAGLFMLGRSAIGLYLGQASLGTAYGPAGGLVIMLVWMYYCAVVFLLGALITAMLDEHARVRRRLADERAIAGLDASGA is encoded by the coding sequence ATGCAGCGCATCCACGCCCTGCAGGCGCGCCTGGAGCAAAGCTGGGTGGCCAAGTTCGCCCAGCGTTTCATCGACTACGACATCCTCGCCCTGGCCGCGGCGCTGTCCTTCTACACCCTGCTGTCGCTGGCGCCATTGGTGCTGATGGTGCTGTGGCTGACCACCGCGCTGTACCCCTCGGCGCAGGAAGAATTCTTCCGCCAGATCGGCCTGCTGGTCGGCGATCAGGTCGAGAGCACCGCCCGCCTGATCGTCGCCAACGCCGAAAACCGCCCCGGCACCGGCTCGTTGGCGGCCCTGCTGGGCACGCTGGCCTTGCTGGTCGGCGCCTCGGCCGTGTTCGGCCAGTTGCAGGCCGCCCTCAACCGGGTGTTCCGTAGCGACGCCAAGCGCCTCGGCGGCCTCGCCGCCTGGCTGCGCAAGCGCCTGCTGTCGTTCGGCATGGTCATCAGCGTCGGCTTCCTGCTGGTGGTGTCGATGGCGGTGCAGGCGGCGCTGCAGTTGCTGATCGCCTACGTGCCCGACCTGCTGCCGGTGTTCGCCGCGATCGTCTCGTTCGCGCTCTACGCCCTGGTGTTCGCGGCGATGTACCGCTGGCTGCCGGACCGCCCGGTCAGCCGGCGCCGGGCCTTGTTCGGCGGCGCCCTGACCGCGGGGCTGTTCATGCTCGGACGCAGCGCGATCGGCCTCTACCTCGGCCAAGCCAGCCTCGGCACCGCCTACGGCCCGGCCGGCGGCCTGGTGATCATGCTGGTGTGGATGTACTACTGCGCCGTGGTGTTCCTGCTCGGCGCCCTGATCACCGCCATGCTCGACGAGCACGCCCGCGTGCGCAGGCGCCTGGCCGACGAACGCGCCATCGCCGGCCTCGACGCGTCCGGGGCCTGA
- the dnaG gene encoding DNA primase yields MARIPDGFIDDLLARTDIVEVIGTRVPLKRQGKEYSARCPFHDERSPSFTVSPTKQFYHCFGCGAHGTAISFLMNYDRLEFLDAVEDLAKRVGVEVPRDTRARNEDSDTQELFSTVEAASRFFQKQYGHSGKAQGYLDSRGVSADIRERFGIGYAPDGFNALRDALGTDDRRMKLLERAGLFSKNDSGRVYDKFRDRVMFPIHDRRGRTIAFGGRVLDKEDGPKYLNSPETPLFHKGRELYGLWQVRQTHNKIPRLIVVEGYMDVIALFQHGVDTAVATLGTATTPDHAELLFRNAADVYFCFDGDRAGRGAAWKAVESVLPRMKDGRQAFFLFLPDGEDPDSLVRQEGADGFDRRLREATPLSQFLFDSLAADVNLNTLEGKGRLAERAKPLLAQIPDGAFGDLMKQRLTELTGVGARASTPDTHVPAQRAHGGGRHAPTPKRSLVRSAISVLLQKPSLAAALTPPYRFAELRQPGIDLLVEIVDLVQQRPEISTGALLEQFAGHEQAGALQKLASQSFPGDDDTLQREFLDAVAQLDKQTIEQRLAELQHQHREVGLSTEEKRELLSLQQARLAKAPNS; encoded by the coding sequence ATGGCCCGCATTCCCGACGGTTTCATCGACGACCTCCTGGCGCGCACCGACATCGTCGAGGTGATCGGTACGCGCGTGCCGTTGAAACGCCAGGGCAAGGAATACTCGGCGCGCTGTCCGTTCCACGACGAGCGCTCGCCCTCGTTCACGGTCTCGCCGACCAAGCAGTTCTATCACTGCTTCGGTTGCGGCGCGCACGGCACCGCGATCAGCTTCCTGATGAACTACGACCGCCTCGAATTCCTCGATGCGGTCGAGGACTTGGCCAAGCGGGTCGGCGTCGAAGTGCCGCGCGACACCCGCGCGCGCAACGAAGACTCCGACACCCAAGAGTTGTTCAGCACGGTCGAAGCGGCATCGCGCTTCTTCCAGAAACAATACGGCCACAGCGGCAAGGCCCAGGGTTATCTCGACAGCCGCGGCGTCAGCGCCGACATCCGCGAACGCTTCGGCATCGGCTATGCACCCGACGGTTTCAACGCCTTGCGCGACGCGCTCGGCACCGACGATCGGCGCATGAAACTGCTCGAACGCGCCGGCCTGTTCTCGAAGAACGACAGCGGCCGCGTCTACGACAAATTCCGCGACCGGGTGATGTTCCCGATCCACGACCGGCGCGGGCGCACCATCGCCTTCGGCGGCCGCGTGCTCGACAAGGAAGACGGCCCGAAGTACCTCAACTCGCCGGAGACGCCGCTGTTCCACAAGGGCCGCGAACTCTACGGCCTGTGGCAGGTGCGCCAGACCCATAACAAGATCCCGCGCCTGATCGTCGTCGAAGGCTATATGGACGTGATCGCGCTGTTCCAGCACGGCGTCGACACTGCCGTGGCGACCCTGGGCACGGCGACCACGCCCGATCACGCCGAGCTGTTGTTTCGCAACGCCGCCGACGTGTATTTCTGTTTCGACGGCGACCGCGCCGGACGCGGCGCGGCCTGGAAGGCGGTCGAGTCGGTGCTGCCGCGCATGAAGGACGGGCGCCAGGCCTTCTTCCTGTTCCTGCCCGACGGCGAAGACCCGGATTCGCTGGTGCGCCAGGAAGGCGCCGACGGTTTCGACCGCCGCCTGCGCGAGGCCACGCCGTTGTCGCAATTCCTGTTCGACTCGCTGGCCGCCGACGTCAACCTCAATACCCTCGAAGGCAAGGGCCGCCTGGCCGAGCGCGCCAAGCCGCTGCTCGCGCAGATTCCCGACGGCGCTTTCGGCGACCTGATGAAGCAGCGCCTGACCGAACTGACCGGCGTCGGCGCGCGCGCCTCGACACCGGACACCCACGTGCCGGCCCAGCGCGCCCATGGCGGCGGGCGCCACGCGCCGACGCCCAAGCGCAGCCTGGTGCGCAGCGCGATCTCGGTGTTGCTGCAGAAGCCGTCGCTGGCCGCCGCGCTAACCCCGCCCTACCGTTTCGCCGAACTGCGCCAGCCCGGCATCGACCTGCTCGTCGAGATCGTCGACCTGGTCCAGCAACGCCCGGAAATCAGCACCGGCGCCCTGCTCGAACAATTCGCCGGCCACGAACAGGCCGGCGCCCTGCAGAAGCTCGCCAGCCAGAGCTTCCCCGGCGACGACGACACCTTGCAGCGCGAGTTTCTCGATGCGGTCGCTCAACTCGACAAACAGACCATCGAACAGCGCCTGGCCGAGTTGCAGCACCAGCACCGCGAGGTCGGCCTGAGCACCGAGGAAAAACGCGAGCTGCTGTCGCTGCAGCAGGCGCGGTTGGCGAAAGCGCCGAATAGCTGA